In a genomic window of Gossypium arboreum isolate Shixiya-1 chromosome 7, ASM2569848v2, whole genome shotgun sequence:
- the LOC108481883 gene encoding dof zinc finger protein DOF2.2-like isoform X2, with protein MVFSSHVPIYLDPPNLQQHQQGNGSENPQFSPLPPPPPHVGAGGPASIRPSSMADRARLAKIPQPEAALKCPRCESSNTKFCYFNNYSLSQPRHFCKTCRRYWTRGGALRNVPVGGGCRKNKKNKSSSSEPPAEKQTGNSNSKNSVVIPTEITGHLPFMASLQNFSQYGVGNIGLNFGGIQGETSGASRQADMGFQIGTNSGMSSASILSSSSGGGGTHQHQQFPFFDPSNGLYAFQSEGMEGSSSMVGESQLLRSMSPCSRASHLAPVKMENNHQGLNISRPQLGVSENNQYWGGNSWTNILGLNSSGSTNHLL; from the exons ATGGTTTTCTCATCTCATGTTCCAATCTATTTAGATCCTCCCAACTTGCAACAG CATCAACAAGGAAATGGCAGTGAAAACCCTCAGTTTTCACCTCTTCCTCCTCCACCTCCTCATGTTGGAGCTGGTGGTCCAGCCTCCATTAGACCTAGTTCTATGGCTGATCGAGCCAGGCTAGCCAAGATTCCACAGCCAGAAGCTGCTCTGAAATGTCCACGTTGTGAATCCAGCAACACCAAATTTTGTTACTTCAATAACTATAGCCTCTCACAGCCACGCCACTTTTGCAAGACATGTCGACGGTATTGGACTAGAGGAGGTGCTCTTAGGAATGTTCCAGTAGGTGGAGGGTGCCGaaaaaacaagaaaaacaaaagcaGTAGCTCAGAACCCCCAGCGGAGAAGCAAACTGGAAATTCAAACTCAAAAAATAGTGTTGTTATTCCTACTGAAATCACTGGTCATTTGCCCTTCATGGCTTCTTTGCAAAATTTTTCTCAGTATGGTGTGGGAAATATCGGGTTAAACTTTGGTGGAATTCAAGGGGAAACAAGTGGAGCTAGTAGGCAAGCTGATATGGGGTTTCAGATAGGAACTAACTCGGGCATGAGCAGTGCTAGTATTTTATCATCGTCATCAGGAGGAGGAGGAACTCACCAGCATCAACAGTTCCCTTTCTTTGATCCAAGTAATGGTTTATATGCATTTCAAAGTGAGGGTATGGAAGGATCATCATCCATGGTGGGAGAAAGCCAGCTTCTTCGTTCCATGAGTCCATGCTCTAGGGCTTCTCATCTAGCTCCAGTGAAAATGGAAAACAACCATCAAGGGCTAAATATATCAAGACCACAGTTAGGTGTTTCGGAGAATAATCAGTACTGGGGAGGAAATAGTTGGACAAATATATTAGGTCTCAACTCTTCTGGTAGTACTAATCATCTCTTGTAG
- the LOC108481883 gene encoding dof zinc finger protein DOF2.2-like isoform X1: protein MVFSSHVPIYLDPPNLQQQHQQGNGSENPQFSPLPPPPPHVGAGGPASIRPSSMADRARLAKIPQPEAALKCPRCESSNTKFCYFNNYSLSQPRHFCKTCRRYWTRGGALRNVPVGGGCRKNKKNKSSSSEPPAEKQTGNSNSKNSVVIPTEITGHLPFMASLQNFSQYGVGNIGLNFGGIQGETSGASRQADMGFQIGTNSGMSSASILSSSSGGGGTHQHQQFPFFDPSNGLYAFQSEGMEGSSSMVGESQLLRSMSPCSRASHLAPVKMENNHQGLNISRPQLGVSENNQYWGGNSWTNILGLNSSGSTNHLL from the exons ATGGTTTTCTCATCTCATGTTCCAATCTATTTAGATCCTCCCAACTTGCAACAG CAGCATCAACAAGGAAATGGCAGTGAAAACCCTCAGTTTTCACCTCTTCCTCCTCCACCTCCTCATGTTGGAGCTGGTGGTCCAGCCTCCATTAGACCTAGTTCTATGGCTGATCGAGCCAGGCTAGCCAAGATTCCACAGCCAGAAGCTGCTCTGAAATGTCCACGTTGTGAATCCAGCAACACCAAATTTTGTTACTTCAATAACTATAGCCTCTCACAGCCACGCCACTTTTGCAAGACATGTCGACGGTATTGGACTAGAGGAGGTGCTCTTAGGAATGTTCCAGTAGGTGGAGGGTGCCGaaaaaacaagaaaaacaaaagcaGTAGCTCAGAACCCCCAGCGGAGAAGCAAACTGGAAATTCAAACTCAAAAAATAGTGTTGTTATTCCTACTGAAATCACTGGTCATTTGCCCTTCATGGCTTCTTTGCAAAATTTTTCTCAGTATGGTGTGGGAAATATCGGGTTAAACTTTGGTGGAATTCAAGGGGAAACAAGTGGAGCTAGTAGGCAAGCTGATATGGGGTTTCAGATAGGAACTAACTCGGGCATGAGCAGTGCTAGTATTTTATCATCGTCATCAGGAGGAGGAGGAACTCACCAGCATCAACAGTTCCCTTTCTTTGATCCAAGTAATGGTTTATATGCATTTCAAAGTGAGGGTATGGAAGGATCATCATCCATGGTGGGAGAAAGCCAGCTTCTTCGTTCCATGAGTCCATGCTCTAGGGCTTCTCATCTAGCTCCAGTGAAAATGGAAAACAACCATCAAGGGCTAAATATATCAAGACCACAGTTAGGTGTTTCGGAGAATAATCAGTACTGGGGAGGAAATAGTTGGACAAATATATTAGGTCTCAACTCTTCTGGTAGTACTAATCATCTCTTGTAG